The nucleotide sequence ATCTCAACCGTTCTCAGCTGGACTCGCCCAGCGCCGCCCTGCTGGCTGTCACGCCGCAGGGCCAGGTCGCGGCCGCCAGTCGCAGAGGGCTGCAGCTGCTGGCAGCGCACCTTGAGCTCTCGCCATCGCCAGATTGCGCGGAACACCCGGCGGACAACGACAGCTGCGCCACGCGCGATGACCTCCATCTGTTGCTGGGCCAGCCCCTGGCTCGCTGGCAGCTGGACTGGGCACCGCTGGCCCAGCTTGACGACGCGGAATGCCTGACGCTCACGCAACACCCGCATTTCACGGGCTACACCTTGTGCGGTGTCCTGCCCAGGCCACGCATTCAGGCACGCGCACCAGCCACTCACCCCACCGATGAGCGAACTGGCCCGCTGGCCACTCAGGCCGCTGCCTGCCATCCAAGCCTTGCGCGCCTGCATCATGGCGATGCCGGCTGGGCCCGAGTCTGCGAGCTGCTGGCACGGCTGGTGAACGCTCGCCTGCCACTGCTGCTGCAGGGCGAGACAGGTGTCGGCAAGGAAGAGGTGGTCAAGGCGCTGCATCAGGCCAGTCATCGCGCCCATCAGCCGCTGGTCGCCATCAATTGCGCGGCATTGCCCGATGAGCTGGTCGAGGCTGAGCTGTTCGGGTATCGGCGCGGCGCCTTTACCGGTGCCGACCCTGCGGGGCGCGAGGGCCGACTGATCGAGGCCAATGGCGGACGCCTGTTTCTGGATGAGATCGGCGACATGCCACTGCATGTGCAGGCGCGTCTGCTGCGCGTGCTGCAGGAGCGTGAAGTCACCCCGCTGGGCGGCGGCAAGCCGCAGCGGGTCGATTTCGAACTGGTGGCCGCCACCCATCAGCCTCTCAGCGAGCTGGTCAAGGCAGGTCACTTCCGGGCGGACCTCTACTACCGACTGTGTGGCGCCAGCATCGCCCTGCCGCCACTGCGCGATCGCCAGGACATGGCTGGATTGAGCCATGCCCTGCTGACACGGCTGTGCCGGGAGCAGCAACGCGAGCTGCCACGCATCACCCCTGATTTCCTGAACCGTCTCATGCAGCATGATTGGCCGGGCAACGTGCGTGAGCTGGACAATGTGTTGCGTCTGGCACTGGCGCTGTGCGATGGGCCGTCTCTTGAAGCGTGCCACGTGATGCTGTCGGGCGAATTCAGCAGCGCATCGCATGCACAACATTGCGCCATGCTGCCGCCCGAGAAGCCTCCCCTGCCCCCGCTGCATGACCTCTCCAGTGCCGAGGAGCTGCAGAGCGCGCTGGACGCGCTGGGCGGCAACGTCTCGCGTCTCGCTCGGGAGCTGGGCATCAGTCGCACCACGCTCTACAAGCGACTCGGCGCGGCCTGACGCAGCAGGCTTCTCCTCAAGCCCCGGCCCTGAAACGCCCGTGCCCCCGCAGACAGACTCTGCGGGGGCACGGGCGTTTCACACGACTCACATTTCTTACCGCTACCAAGCACCTAACACTCAGCACTCAAGGACAGGGAGTCAGCTCGGCGTCAGGCCGCGCAGGC is from Cobetia marina and encodes:
- a CDS encoding sigma-54-dependent Fis family transcriptional regulator, whose amino-acid sequence is MTARHHSASHVDNHVDNHTAAPPAHSTPHPAAAPVALQHSSLVCPPEELVWRQRQAASLMATVASAVAGHTLNLLDHWQACLVLTDRDGVVLASYGHQQLLGNDATLLRPGARWREESLGHNAIAETLNAPRANRLARIALDAHDAECLKGLASASAALLAPASWNSRRGLTPCACEGCLGLICDPYRVRQYSLGMLGVLADDIEQRRLDEALGHDHHLLRLHLNRSQLDSPSAALLAVTPQGQVAAASRRGLQLLAAHLELSPSPDCAEHPADNDSCATRDDLHLLLGQPLARWQLDWAPLAQLDDAECLTLTQHPHFTGYTLCGVLPRPRIQARAPATHPTDERTGPLATQAAACHPSLARLHHGDAGWARVCELLARLVNARLPLLLQGETGVGKEEVVKALHQASHRAHQPLVAINCAALPDELVEAELFGYRRGAFTGADPAGREGRLIEANGGRLFLDEIGDMPLHVQARLLRVLQEREVTPLGGGKPQRVDFELVAATHQPLSELVKAGHFRADLYYRLCGASIALPPLRDRQDMAGLSHALLTRLCREQQRELPRITPDFLNRLMQHDWPGNVRELDNVLRLALALCDGPSLEACHVMLSGEFSSASHAQHCAMLPPEKPPLPPLHDLSSAEELQSALDALGGNVSRLARELGISRTTLYKRLGAA